From the genome of Candidatus Krumholzibacteriia bacterium:
GGGGAGAAGGGGCGCCTGCGCCGCCTGGCGGCGGTGCCGGAGTCGGAGTCCATCGGCAACATCTACGCCATGATCACCTTCCTCATGGGCATGGTGCCTTTGGAGCACGAATACAAGCTCATGGGCATGGCGCCGTATGCGCCGCAGAAGCAGAGCCAGCAGGTGGCCCAGCTCTTCCGCCGCTTGCTCGAGTTCAAGAGCGACAACCCGATGGTTTGGGAACGCCGCAACGGTTGCCCCGAGACCTATTACAGCTACGAGTTCTTCCGCGAGCTGCTGCAGCTCAAGCGCTTCGACACCGTCTGCGGCGGCCTGCAGCTGTTCACCGAAGAGATGCTCACCACTTGGGCACGGAACGCGGTCGCCGCCACCGGCATCCGCCGGCTGGCGCTCGCCGGCGGTGTCTTCATGAACGTGAAGGCCAACAAGGCCATCATGGAGCTCGACGAAGTGGAGGATCTGTATGTGCTGCCGTCGTGCGGCGACGAATCGAGCGCCCTCGCCACCGCCTGGCACTGGCAAGCGGAGCAGGACCTGAAGCAAGGGCGCCCGCCCCAACTGCAGCCTCTCGGAGACCTCTACCTGGGGCCCGAGGCGAGCCGCGCCGACGAGGAACGAGCCCTGCAGACTTTCCAAGCCGGCTCCTGGCTGGAGGTGGAAAGCGACGGCGACCTGGAAGCGCGGGCGGCAGAGCTCCTCGCCCAAGGTGCGGTGGTGGCGCGCTGCCGCGGGCGTATGGAGTTCGGCGCTCGCTCGCTGGGGAATCGGGCCATTTTGGCCGATCCCACTCGCCCGGAGGTGGTGCGCATCATCAACGACATGGTGAAGAGCCGGGATTTCTGGATGCCCTTCGCACCCTCGATGCTGGAGGAAAGCGCCGACGACTACATCGTCAACCCGAAGCGCCTGCCGGCGCCCTACATGATCCTCTCCTTCGACACGACCGAGCGGGTCGGCGAAATCGCTGCAGCCATCCATCCCTACGATCGCTCGGCGCGGCCACAGCTCGTGTCGGAGGCCTGGAACCCGGGCTACCATCATCTGCTCACCGAGTTCCGCCGGCGCACCGGACGTGGTGCCATCCTCAACACCTCCTTCAACCTGCACGGCTATCCCATCGCCAACTCCCCGGAGGACGCCCTCGACGTGCTGAAGAACTCCGGGTTGGAGCATCTGCTCCTAGGGCACTTCCTGGTGCACAAGAAGAAGGTTCGCGCGTGAACACGGCGCCGGCCCCGGCGCTGGTGGAAGCAGCGCTCCGGCGCTGGCTCGACGCGCACGGCATCGCTTCCTACGATCCCTACGACGCCCTCGACTGCGGCCGGCCCTGGTCGCTCGTGCGGCGGTCGCGCTTCCTGGCCCGGCTGTGGACGCAGCTCCTCAAGCGCAGTCCGCTCAATCTCCGCCC
Proteins encoded in this window:
- a CDS encoding carbamoyltransferase C-terminal domain-containing protein codes for the protein MIVLGVHDGHTAAAALLHDGRIVAAVQEERFTRIKNWAGFPAQSVRWLLQSQGLGTQDVDAVVLNGQQMPYAKSREEILAEYERTGTPGTTLRRFLKRTAVKTVYDDRRRAQRRRLAARFGFPEERVHFLDHHTAHAAGAYYGWGRFDAPVLVLTNDGAGDGLCATVSVGEKGRLRRLAAVPESESIGNIYAMITFLMGMVPLEHEYKLMGMAPYAPQKQSQQVAQLFRRLLEFKSDNPMVWERRNGCPETYYSYEFFRELLQLKRFDTVCGGLQLFTEEMLTTWARNAVAATGIRRLALAGGVFMNVKANKAIMELDEVEDLYVLPSCGDESSALATAWHWQAEQDLKQGRPPQLQPLGDLYLGPEASRADEERALQTFQAGSWLEVESDGDLEARAAELLAQGAVVARCRGRMEFGARSLGNRAILADPTRPEVVRIINDMVKSRDFWMPFAPSMLEESADDYIVNPKRLPAPYMILSFDTTERVGEIAAAIHPYDRSARPQLVSEAWNPGYHHLLTEFRRRTGRGAILNTSFNLHGYPIANSPEDALDVLKNSGLEHLLLGHFLVHKKKVRA